The Acidobacteriota bacterium DNA window TAAATTTATAAAATCATTGAGAAAAGAAAGATATGATGTGGCAATAGATTTCCATGGAGGACCTAAAGCTTCCTTAATCGCATTCTTCTCAAGAGCAGATTTAAAAATCGGGTATAATATACCATACAGAAAATTATTATATGATATACACGTCAGAAGAAAAACAGATAAGCCAATTCATAGCATTGAATCTCAGATAAACCTTCTAAAACCAATGGGAATAGATATAAAAAGTATTCCTCCTGTATATATTCCTGATGCAAATTCAGAAGAAAAAATTCGAATTGAAAAAATATTAAATGATAATTATCTAAAAAATTACAAAAGAGTTTTGCTTCATGTATCTGCAGGAAATGAATTCAGGGATTGGGGAATTGATAACATAAAAAAATTCATAAAGTATCTCTCCCAGGAAGAATCGATGAAGGTAATCCTTGTTGGTTCAGAAAAAGATTTAGATAGAGTAGATTATTTAAAAAATGAAAAAAATGTATATTCTCTTGTGGGAAAATTAAATTTAAAGGAGTTAAGAGAAATCATTATCAAATCTGATGTCTTCGTGGGTCCGGATAGTGGACCAATGCATTTAGCCTCTACCACAAGAACCCCGATAATAGCTTTATTTGGTCCTACAATCCCAGAAATCTTTGGGCCATGGAGTGAAAATGCTTTCGTTATTCAAAAAAATTTCGATTGCAGGCCATGCAAACAGAAAAAGTGTGAAAAGGAATTCATATGTATTAGAAGCATTTCCCCTGAAGAGGTATTTGAGAAAGTAAAAAATACTTTAAACATAAATGGAAATTAAAGATAGAAGTTTTATAGAGATATTCTTTTTCTTTTCGTTGTTGTTCTTCATTGTCTTCATCCCCATTTCAATTGCATCGTCTCAGGTTTTCTATACCCTCTCATCATTACTTTTGATAATTATTTTAATAAAAAACAAGAAGAAAATAAGAATCCCTGCCTTCTTTATTCCCCTTGGAATCTATGCAATTTTAACCATTTTTTCTGCCATATTCTCAGTTAGAAGGGATGAAAGTCTTAAAGACATAAAAGAAATTCTTCTGTTTCTAATTGTGATCCTTATTTTTAACAGTATTAAAGATACATATGAATTAAAAATTTTAAATTATGCGATTTCAATACCGATAATCTTAAGTTCAATTCTTTCTTTCCTTCAATTTTACGTATTTCCTTCAATAGAAAAAAGAGCTACTGGATTTCTAAGTCACTACATGACTCAGGCAGGCATCATGCTCCTTATCTTCTCTGTTTCGTTAGGACTTTTCCTGGGGGAAAAGAAAAATAAAAAAATATACTGGCTTTTTATTTTCATACTATCTACCCTTGCATTAATTTTTACGATGACAAGAGGGGCATGGATAGGTGCCATATTTTCTGCTTTTTTAATATTCATAATTTACAAACCAAAATTTGCCCTCTCAATTCCTATGGCTCTCGTGATATTTTTCCTGGTTTCTCCTGAAAATATTAAACAAAGAGCTCTGAGCACATTCTCCCTTGAAGATGCTTCTAACAGGGACAGAATCTATATGCTTGAAGCAGGAATCAAAATAATTAAGTCATCCCCTGTTCTTGGGGGCGGACCTAATACAATTAAATATCTATACGCTGATAAAAAATACAGGCCTGCTGGAGCAAAAAAAACAAACCCTCATCTTCACAACAATATAATTCAGATCTCAGCTGAAAGAGGAATCCCCGCTCTAATAACCTGGCTTTCATTCATTATTTTTTCTTTCATTCTTTTATATAAAAAATGGAAAAAATCCCAGGATCCTTATTTAAAACATCTATCTTTAGGAATTCTTGGCGGAGTTCTTGGCTTCTTTATTTCTGGCTTTTTCGAATACAATTTCGGAGATTCAGAAGTTAAAATGCTCTTTCTTTATCTTATCTCAGCACCTCTTGCCATTAAATATAACGGGGAAAATGGAAATAAAAAAGATTGAAAGACTTATAAAGAATTACTCTAACGTTAACGTGTCA harbors:
- a CDS encoding glycosyltransferase family 9 protein, coding for MNKVEQKKLKKILLVRLRLIGDVIMTTPALRILKETFPNSFISYVVETEQKEIIEGNPSIDKLIVLKRKSSLIEFLKFIKSLRKERYDVAIDFHGGPKASLIAFFSRADLKIGYNIPYRKLLYDIHVRRKTDKPIHSIESQINLLKPMGIDIKSIPPVYIPDANSEEKIRIEKILNDNYLKNYKRVLLHVSAGNEFRDWGIDNIKKFIKYLSQEESMKVILVGSEKDLDRVDYLKNEKNVYSLVGKLNLKELREIIIKSDVFVGPDSGPMHLASTTRTPIIALFGPTIPEIFGPWSENAFVIQKNFDCRPCKQKKCEKEFICIRSISPEEVFEKVKNTLNINGN
- a CDS encoding O-antigen ligase family protein, encoding MEIKDRSFIEIFFFFSLLFFIVFIPISIASSQVFYTLSSLLLIIILIKNKKKIRIPAFFIPLGIYAILTIFSAIFSVRRDESLKDIKEILLFLIVILIFNSIKDTYELKILNYAISIPIILSSILSFLQFYVFPSIEKRATGFLSHYMTQAGIMLLIFSVSLGLFLGEKKNKKIYWLFIFILSTLALIFTMTRGAWIGAIFSAFLIFIIYKPKFALSIPMALVIFFLVSPENIKQRALSTFSLEDASNRDRIYMLEAGIKIIKSSPVLGGGPNTIKYLYADKKYRPAGAKKTNPHLHNNIIQISAERGIPALITWLSFIIFSFILLYKKWKKSQDPYLKHLSLGILGGVLGFFISGFFEYNFGDSEVKMLFLYLISAPLAIKYNGENGNKKD